The following proteins are co-located in the Sphingorhabdus lutea genome:
- the nuoH gene encoding NADH-quinone oxidoreductase subunit NuoH, whose amino-acid sequence MTEFFISLGMNFEWAWFTATIAGILLIALPLMLAVAMIIYVDRKIWAAMALRKGPNVVGPFGLLQSFADGLKVFLQETIIPSSANKGLFLIAPIITFTVALLAWAVIPFSETAILSNINVGLLYILAVSSLGVYGVVISGWASNSKYPFFSAMRAAAQMISYEVSIGFIIISVVLFAGSFNMMEIVEGQRGFGLGFVNAFGFNILMFPMAIMFLISALAETARAPFDLTEAESELVAGYQTEYSSMSFALFWLGEYANVLLMCALNAILFWGGYLPPVDWAPLYAVPGIIWLFAKIFFFFFVFSWVKATVPRYRYDQLMRLGWKIFLPISLFWVFLVSGYLMLTRYS is encoded by the coding sequence ATGACCGAATTTTTTATCTCTTTGGGCATGAACTTTGAATGGGCGTGGTTCACCGCAACAATTGCGGGCATATTGTTAATTGCCTTGCCTTTGATGCTTGCAGTGGCGATGATTATTTATGTCGATCGTAAAATTTGGGCCGCAATGGCGCTGCGCAAGGGGCCAAATGTGGTTGGCCCATTTGGCTTATTGCAAAGCTTTGCCGATGGTCTGAAGGTATTTTTACAAGAAACAATCATTCCATCCAGCGCAAATAAGGGGTTGTTTTTAATCGCTCCGATTATCACCTTTACCGTGGCCTTATTGGCATGGGCGGTGATACCATTTAGCGAAACCGCGATATTATCGAATATCAATGTTGGGCTGCTCTATATTTTGGCGGTCAGCTCGCTTGGCGTTTATGGTGTTGTTATCTCCGGTTGGGCTTCAAATTCCAAATATCCTTTTTTCTCGGCCATGCGTGCCGCTGCTCAAATGATAAGTTATGAAGTATCAATCGGCTTTATCATCATTTCGGTCGTGTTATTTGCCGGCTCTTTCAACATGATGGAAATTGTTGAGGGACAGCGCGGATTTGGCCTAGGCTTTGTTAACGCATTTGGTTTTAATATTTTAATGTTCCCCATGGCGATTATGTTCTTAATCTCTGCATTGGCGGAAACCGCGCGTGCTCCATTTGATTTGACCGAGGCGGAAAGTGAGCTGGTCGCGGGCTATCAAACCGAATATAGTTCCATGTCGTTCGCGCTATTCTGGCTTGGTGAATATGCCAATGTGTTGTTAATGTGCGCGTTGAACGCCATCTTATTTTGGGGTGGATATTTGCCGCCCGTGGATTGGGCGCCATTATATGCTGTGCCTGGCATTATTTGGTTGTTCGCCAAAATATTCTTCTTCTTCTTTGTATTTAGCTGGGTAAAGGCAACGGTTCCGCGCTATCGCTATGACCAACTTATGCGCTTGGGATGGAAAATATTCCTGCCTATATCGCTTTTCTGGGTATTTCTGGTGAGCGGATATTTAATGCTGACGAGGTATTCATAA